ATCTTTCAATCTACCGTAAACATAGCACAAAAGAGGTACTAAAAAAAGCATTGTATTATGTTTGGGATCAAGAACAAATCAAACGACTGTGCGAGCGCAATACTGCTATTGAAGTCTATCTAGGAGGATTAGACCAGATTTTAGATACGACCGCAGCACTTGAATTTTTTACACCTTTTGCTGATGTCTATTTTATGAAAAATGCCGGACATTTACTCAGATAAAAAGTACCATACACTCCATCGCACCGTGCGCTCCAATGACGAGGGCTTGTTCAATATCTGCAGTTTTTGATGGACCACTGATAAAAGTACCAAATGTATTTTCCTTGAAATTAATCTGCTCATAGGCTTCATGCATACTCGCTACAATATGCTCTTTTTTGACAACAATTAACAATCTTTGCGCGATAAAATAAAGCGAACGATTGATATTTTCATGATCTTGCAACCACACTGCTGCATTTTCTGCTACTGCAAATTCTCCTTTGACCACTGCTAGGTCCACGTTTTTTAACTCATGCGGGTCTTGGACATCATTGGGGTTGATGTGTTCGATTTGCAAATCCATAGAGGTCGCGATAGTACCATGATGTTGATAATGCTCTTGTATAAAAGTTTCGATATTTTCTTGAGTATCCAGCCAGTGTGCCATGCCTCCGACAGATTGCAGTGCTTGTGCAAATTGTTTGTCTTTATCATGATAGTCATCATGCGCTATTTCAAGATCAGGCAATGCTACCTGAGTCGTGTTTTGTTTAGCGATATTGGTTCTGATTTGATCTAAAATATACGCTTTTGAAGTCATTTTTTACGCTCCTTATACAACTCCTTGAAACTCTGCTTTGGAAAGGGTGGCAATTCTCGATTTTTTCCCCAGACATTGAATTTTGAATACAAAAGATTGCGCGGTAATATGGGGACTAGTTTTCTTGCAATCTTGCCACCTGAATCCATAATCATAGGGTGTTTCATCACCCACGTTGCCATTTTAAGTGCGCGATGTTTTGTTTTGTCCAACAAACCC
This genomic window from Sulfurospirillum sp. 1612 contains:
- a CDS encoding LutC/YkgG family protein; this encodes MTSKAYILDQIRTNIAKQNTTQVALPDLEIAHDDYHDKDKQFAQALQSVGGMAHWLDTQENIETFIQEHYQHHGTIATSMDLQIEHINPNDVQDPHELKNVDLAVVKGEFAVAENAAVWLQDHENINRSLYFIAQRLLIVVKKEHIVASMHEAYEQINFKENTFGTFISGPSKTADIEQALVIGAHGAMECMVLFI